In a genomic window of Helianthus annuus cultivar XRQ/B chromosome 10, HanXRQr2.0-SUNRISE, whole genome shotgun sequence:
- the LOC110884702 gene encoding uncharacterized protein LOC110884702: MEVTSESGRLNRWCFVFRQLHEMKMVVTTVAASPPSAAVDDGGRSGGSRLGLFRSSPHRSNWCSLCSGYVDLFRPRDKHPRSFFWNSVYSCTIVCPYRVTSVFHPPNLLRSSTHG, encoded by the exons ATGGAGGTCACGTCGGAGTCCGGGCGGCTGAATAGGTGGTGCTTTGTTTTTCGACAACTTCACG AGATGAAGATGGTGGTGACAACGGTGGCTGCGTCGCCGCCGTCTGCGGCGGTGGACGACGGTGGCAGGAGTGGTGGTTCACGGCTCGGGTTATTTCGGTCCAGTCCGCACCGGTCAAACTGGTGCAGTTTGTGTTCGGGATATGTTGATTTGTTTCGACCTCGG GATAAACACCCTCGTTCGTTCTTTTGGAATTCCGTttactcatgcaccatcgtttgcccatatagggtgacctcggtgttccatcctcctaATCTCTTACGCTCGTCAACAcatggataa